One Psychrobacillus glaciei genomic region harbors:
- the guaC gene encoding GMP reductase: MENAFDYEDIQLIPAKCIVNSRSECDTTTTLGGHTFKLPVVPANMQTIIDDKIANYLAENGYFYIMHRFEPEKRVSFIKDMQSRGLIASISVGVKEEEYTFIQQLAEEQLIPEFITIDIAHGHSNAVIEMIKHIKNHLPQSFVIAGNVGTPEAVRELENAGADATKVGIGPGKVCITKIKTGFGTGGWQLAALRWCAKAASKPIIADGGIRTHGDIAKSVRFGASMVMIGSLFAGHEESPGVTIEKDGKLFKEYFGSASEFQKGEKKNVEGKKMFVEYKGPLEDTLREMEQDLQSSISYAGGNKLEAIRNVDYVVVKNSIFNGDKVY, encoded by the coding sequence ATGGAAAATGCATTTGATTATGAAGATATTCAATTAATACCGGCGAAATGTATCGTAAATAGCCGATCAGAATGTGATACAACTACAACTTTAGGTGGACATACATTTAAGTTACCTGTAGTACCTGCAAATATGCAGACAATTATAGATGATAAAATTGCTAATTATTTAGCTGAAAATGGATATTTTTATATTATGCATCGTTTTGAACCGGAGAAGCGAGTATCTTTTATTAAAGATATGCAATCTCGTGGATTAATCGCATCCATTAGTGTTGGGGTTAAAGAAGAGGAATATACATTTATTCAGCAATTAGCTGAAGAACAACTTATACCTGAATTCATTACTATTGATATAGCACATGGTCATTCAAATGCAGTAATCGAAATGATTAAACATATTAAGAACCACTTACCTCAAAGTTTTGTGATTGCTGGAAATGTAGGAACTCCAGAAGCAGTGAGAGAGCTAGAAAATGCTGGTGCCGATGCAACAAAAGTTGGTATTGGACCAGGTAAAGTGTGTATCACGAAGATTAAAACAGGATTTGGTACAGGTGGATGGCAATTAGCAGCATTACGTTGGTGTGCAAAGGCAGCTAGTAAACCAATTATTGCTGACGGAGGTATTCGTACGCATGGTGATATAGCTAAATCAGTGCGATTTGGTGCATCAATGGTCATGATTGGTTCTTTATTCGCAGGTCATGAAGAATCACCAGGCGTAACAATAGAAAAAGATGGAAAACTATTTAAAGAATACTTCGGTTCCGCTTCTGAATTCCAAAAAGGTGAAAAGAAAAATGTAGAAGGTAAAAAAATGTTTGTCGAGTACAAAGGCCCTCTAGAAGATACTTTAAGAGAGATGGAACAAGATCTTCAATCTTCTATTTCTTACGCAGGTGGCAACAAACTAGAAGCAATACGCAATGTAGATTATGTTGTCGTAAAGAATTCAATCTTTAACGGCGATAAAGTATACTAA
- a CDS encoding VOC family protein → MAVDVYLNFNGNCRDAAEFYAEVFKTEKPQIMTFGEAPPSPDYTLPEEAKDLVMHTRLNIGGSNIMFSDVFPGSPFIEGNNVSLAFVSADENEVRSAFEALKVGGKVGADLQETFFSKCYGNLKDRFGIEWQVSLETDQM, encoded by the coding sequence ATGGCAGTGGATGTATATCTTAATTTTAACGGGAATTGCCGCGATGCTGCAGAGTTTTACGCAGAGGTTTTTAAGACCGAAAAACCACAAATTATGACTTTTGGTGAAGCGCCACCAAGTCCAGATTACACATTACCTGAGGAAGCAAAAGATTTAGTTATGCACACTCGACTTAACATTGGTGGAAGCAACATAATGTTTTCAGATGTTTTTCCAGGATCTCCTTTTATTGAAGGTAATAATGTTAGCTTGGCATTCGTTAGTGCAGATGAAAATGAAGTTAGATCTGCTTTTGAAGCACTTAAAGTAGGCGGAAAAGTAGGTGCAGATCTTCAAGAAACTTTTTTTAGCAAATGCTATGGCAATCTAAAAGATAGATTTGGTATTGAATGGCAAGTAAGTCTAGAAACTGACCAAATGTAA
- a CDS encoding aminotransferase class I/II-fold pyridoxal phosphate-dependent enzyme, producing MSLDLNPRAKVLKVPGIRQFSNQLVHFPNAINLTIGQPDFPTPKAVKNAGIQAIEQNLTGYSHNAGLLELRDAVNTFFTNKYGFSYDPQNEIVITNGASEAIDTVFRTILKEGDEVILPAPCYSGYEPIIHFCGAKIVYLDTTETNFQPSAEKLAELITEKTKAVFFNYPSNPTGVVLRKETVNQLVDLLIEKDIYILTDEIYSENTFSGTHTSFAAYPALRNKLFYIHGLSKSHSMTGWRIGFLMGPAEVMEQVVKVHAFNTICASVPGQYAAIEALINSKDTPSEMNIEYIKRRDYVFNRLMAIGLPVEKPNGAFYIFPSIERLGMTSFDFATKLLHEGGVAVVPGSVFTPFGEGYIRISYAYSMEVLEKGLDRIEEFILNLKG from the coding sequence ATGTCTCTAGATTTGAATCCAAGAGCTAAAGTGTTAAAAGTACCTGGCATAAGACAGTTTTCTAATCAGTTAGTTCATTTTCCGAATGCGATTAATTTAACCATTGGACAGCCGGATTTTCCGACGCCTAAAGCAGTGAAAAATGCTGGCATTCAAGCAATAGAACAAAACTTAACGGGGTACTCACATAATGCGGGATTGCTTGAACTAAGAGATGCTGTTAATACCTTCTTCACGAATAAATATGGCTTTTCCTATGATCCACAAAATGAAATTGTCATTACAAATGGGGCAAGTGAAGCAATTGATACTGTCTTTCGCACAATATTAAAAGAAGGGGACGAGGTCATATTACCTGCTCCTTGCTACTCGGGATATGAACCAATTATTCACTTTTGCGGGGCTAAGATTGTTTATTTAGATACGACGGAAACAAATTTTCAACCTTCAGCAGAAAAACTGGCAGAGCTTATAACTGAAAAGACAAAGGCTGTATTCTTTAATTATCCATCCAATCCAACAGGTGTCGTGTTGAGGAAAGAAACTGTGAATCAACTAGTGGATCTATTAATCGAAAAAGATATTTATATTTTAACGGATGAAATTTATAGTGAAAACACTTTTTCAGGGACACATACTTCATTTGCAGCTTATCCAGCATTAAGAAATAAATTATTTTATATTCACGGCTTATCCAAATCACATTCGATGACAGGATGGCGCATAGGATTTTTAATGGGACCAGCAGAAGTAATGGAGCAAGTCGTTAAAGTGCATGCATTTAATACGATTTGTGCCTCTGTACCAGGTCAATATGCAGCTATTGAGGCGTTAATCAATTCAAAAGATACACCAAGTGAGATGAATATTGAGTATATAAAAAGACGTGACTATGTTTTCAATCGTTTAATGGCAATAGGACTACCTGTGGAAAAGCCGAATGGGGCATTTTATATTTTTCCTTCCATTGAAAGACTTGGCATGACTTCGTTTGATTTTGCAACGAAACTATTGCATGAAGGTGGGGTTGCAGTAGTTCCAGGTAGTGTATTTACACCTTTTGGAGAAGGATATATTCGCATTTCGTATGCCTACTCAATGGAGGTACTTGAAAAGGGATTAGATCGAATAGAGGAGTTTATCCTAAATTTAAAAGGTTAG
- a CDS encoding pyroglutamyl-peptidase I, producing the protein MKKLLLTGFEPFLHYTVNPTMKIVEELDGLIIGDYQIIGNIMSVDFKSSGKQLLKSLEEIQPDVHISLGLAAGRYKITPERIAINFKDGDVDNEGNKPVDELIQEVGEPGYLSTLPIRKMVNKLIDNGLPAEISNSAGTYLCNNVMYEGLHHAKIMNSKMLSGFIHIPASHELAIQHGNIPSWSHEDLKKSIITCIEVLEEHEK; encoded by the coding sequence ATGAAAAAACTACTGTTAACAGGATTCGAACCTTTTTTACATTACACTGTGAATCCTACAATGAAAATTGTTGAGGAATTAGATGGTTTAATCATTGGAGATTATCAAATTATAGGGAATATAATGTCGGTAGATTTTAAATCTTCAGGTAAACAATTGCTAAAATCTTTGGAAGAAATACAACCAGATGTTCATATTTCGCTTGGATTAGCTGCAGGAAGATATAAAATAACGCCGGAACGTATTGCGATTAACTTTAAAGATGGCGATGTAGATAATGAGGGGAATAAACCAGTAGATGAATTAATTCAAGAAGTTGGTGAACCAGGATATTTATCTACATTACCAATTCGTAAAATGGTGAATAAGCTTATCGACAACGGACTACCTGCAGAGATTTCCAATAGTGCTGGTACTTATTTATGTAACAATGTGATGTATGAAGGTCTGCATCATGCAAAAATAATGAATAGTAAAATGCTTTCTGGTTTTATTCATATTCCTGCTTCTCACGAACTTGCTATTCAACATGGTAATATTCCGAGCTGGTCGCACGAGGACTTGAAGAAAAGTATTATAACGTGTATTGAAGTTTTAGAAGAACATGAAAAATAA
- the pxpB gene encoding 5-oxoprolinase subunit PxpB, with translation MKNNMPEVWRTGERTLRFSFGEVISLEVYQSVHSFSDFLISEWNHYLEEVVPSYHTVTAFFKKSSILDTIRIEEVLEKWKSYKRDSTHSITRKITIPVCYEEPYSEDLERIEQLIGRSKEEIIHLHSEKIYTVYMIGFLPGFPYLGDLNPKLFVPRLNKPRVKVPRGAVGIGGSQTGIYPIESPGGWNIIGRTPLEIFSLKRENPFFLKAGDLLQFSPVSNEEYQSIEWEMKNDSSANHRFIKEVDI, from the coding sequence ATGAAAAATAATATGCCTGAAGTGTGGAGAACAGGTGAGAGAACACTTCGATTTAGTTTTGGAGAAGTGATTAGTTTGGAAGTTTACCAATCTGTTCACTCATTCTCTGATTTTTTAATTTCCGAGTGGAATCATTACTTGGAAGAAGTAGTCCCTAGCTATCATACTGTTACAGCATTTTTTAAAAAGTCATCCATCTTAGATACAATAAGAATCGAAGAGGTTCTTGAAAAATGGAAAAGTTATAAAAGAGATAGTACTCATTCCATAACTAGAAAGATTACTATTCCAGTGTGTTATGAGGAGCCATATAGTGAAGACCTGGAAAGAATCGAGCAATTAATCGGTCGCTCAAAAGAGGAAATCATCCATTTACATTCAGAGAAAATATATACAGTTTATATGATTGGTTTTTTACCCGGGTTTCCATACTTAGGTGATTTAAATCCTAAATTGTTTGTCCCTAGACTCAATAAACCGAGAGTCAAAGTTCCCAGGGGTGCGGTTGGTATTGGTGGAAGTCAAACTGGTATTTATCCAATAGAATCACCTGGTGGATGGAATATTATTGGGAGAACCCCTTTAGAAATATTTTCATTAAAACGGGAAAATCCCTTTTTCTTAAAAGCTGGTGATTTATTACAATTCTCTCCAGTTAGTAATGAGGAATATCAAAGCATCGAGTGGGAAATGAAAAATGATTCGAGTGCAAATCATCGATTCATAAAGGAAGTGGATATATGA
- a CDS encoding LamB/YcsF family protein: protein MRIDLNADVGESFGHYILGDDQALFKVITSANIACGFHAGDFTVMNKTVKAAKDNHLSVGAHPGFPDIQGFGRRNISMSETEVYEMVVYQIGALQAFCHIHHVALTHVKPHGALYNIAADDATIASAIAQAVFDIAPNAILFGLCNSQLLVAGNNIGLKTAGEAFADRKYDDTGRLVHRSHPNAVLTHFEDIEKQVENIVMKKQVETSSGKMIEIKADTLCFHGDGKNVVEIVRKTRKILEAKNVKVAPLEMV from the coding sequence ATGAGAATAGATTTAAATGCAGATGTTGGAGAAAGCTTTGGTCACTACATTCTTGGAGATGATCAAGCGCTTTTTAAAGTAATTACTTCAGCAAATATTGCTTGCGGATTTCATGCAGGTGATTTTACAGTAATGAATAAAACAGTAAAGGCTGCAAAAGATAATCACCTTTCCGTAGGTGCTCATCCTGGCTTTCCCGATATACAAGGATTCGGAAGAAGAAATATAAGTATGAGCGAAACAGAAGTGTATGAAATGGTTGTATATCAAATAGGTGCATTACAAGCATTTTGTCATATTCATCATGTGGCACTTACACATGTAAAACCACATGGCGCACTGTATAATATAGCTGCTGATGATGCAACTATTGCAAGTGCAATTGCCCAAGCAGTATTTGATATTGCGCCGAACGCTATTCTTTTCGGCCTTTGTAATAGTCAATTGCTAGTAGCAGGAAATAATATCGGCCTAAAAACTGCTGGAGAGGCATTTGCTGATCGAAAATATGATGATACAGGTCGTCTAGTTCATCGAAGTCACCCAAATGCAGTACTTACACATTTTGAAGATATAGAGAAACAAGTGGAAAACATCGTGATGAAAAAACAAGTAGAGACTAGTAGTGGAAAAATGATTGAAATAAAAGCGGATACACTTTGCTTTCATGGTGATGGAAAAAATGTAGTGGAAATTGTCCGAAAAACTCGAAAAATACTAGAAGCAAAAAATGTTAAGGTTGCTCCTTTGGAGATGGTTTAA
- a CDS encoding 5-oxoprolinase subunit C family protein, with translation MKELFRVCKEAVYASLQDEGRIGYRAFGIPTAGPMDAQAFRLGNKIIGNLPDAAAIELFLGGLSLEVLATHTIAIGGADLHAEIDGMKAPLWKTITVTKGQILSFTKPMHGSIAYIFAVGGFDSVTTLGSKSAYPKANIGVTIKKGLVLFVPNLSLPKLQRGLVASEIPTYNQEVEVEVWQSPHLSLVEKESVHTFFNSEYTYKGGDRMGYYINGPKLHFMNKSDILSEATQFGTIQVPSNGQPVVLMADAQTVGGYATLGKVADKDLWKIAQLRNGGKIKFKEI, from the coding sequence ATGAAGGAATTATTTCGCGTGTGTAAAGAAGCTGTTTATGCTTCTTTGCAAGATGAAGGTAGAATAGGATATCGTGCATTTGGAATACCTACTGCAGGTCCTATGGATGCCCAAGCTTTCCGTTTAGGAAATAAAATCATCGGAAATTTACCAGATGCTGCAGCGATTGAATTGTTTTTAGGAGGACTTTCTCTAGAAGTATTAGCGACACATACAATTGCAATTGGTGGAGCAGATCTCCATGCAGAAATAGACGGTATGAAAGCTCCTTTATGGAAGACTATTACTGTTACTAAAGGTCAGATACTTTCCTTCACCAAACCAATGCATGGAAGTATAGCATATATTTTCGCGGTAGGTGGATTCGATTCTGTAACAACGTTGGGAAGTAAATCAGCATACCCTAAAGCTAATATTGGTGTCACTATAAAAAAAGGATTGGTTTTGTTCGTACCTAACTTATCACTGCCAAAGTTACAACGTGGGTTAGTTGCATCAGAAATACCTACATATAATCAAGAAGTGGAAGTTGAAGTTTGGCAAAGTCCACATCTGTCCCTAGTCGAAAAAGAAAGCGTCCATACTTTTTTTAATTCGGAGTATACATACAAAGGTGGAGACCGGATGGGCTATTATATTAATGGACCGAAGCTTCATTTTATGAATAAGAGTGATATTCTTTCTGAGGCTACTCAGTTTGGAACAATTCAAGTTCCTTCAAATGGTCAACCTGTCGTATTAATGGCAGATGCTCAGACGGTGGGAGGTTATGCAACGTTAGGCAAAGTTGCTGATAAAGATTTGTGGAAAATAGCACAATTAAGAAATGGTGGAAAGATAAAATTTAAAGAAATCTAA
- a CDS encoding LCP family glycopolymer transferase produces the protein MSKKIIWITLISCFFIGGAVYAGSLYNDVSTTIETIHEPEIRKVSELRTTEVELVKKEPFSLLLLGVDEREHDKGRSDTIIILTVNPSTDSTKMVSIPRDTYTEIIGRDKLDKINHAYAFGGNDMALNTVENLLNIPIDYIIQVNMESFLEIVDIVGGVTVDNATFFEVNGYPFDKGTIHLDGEQALNYVRMRMDDPLGDFGRQVRQKQVLQAILKEGASLNSLWKYKDFLSSIQQNIRTNMTFGQMIDIQKGYKNSINNMETLAFQKGKGQRINGIWYYIMDHEELENVTKELRDHLGLE, from the coding sequence ATGTCAAAGAAAATTATCTGGATTACACTTATTTCGTGTTTTTTTATTGGTGGTGCCGTCTATGCAGGCAGTTTATATAATGATGTTTCTACTACTATAGAAACAATACATGAACCTGAAATTCGGAAGGTTTCCGAGTTAAGAACTACCGAAGTAGAACTAGTGAAGAAGGAACCTTTCTCTTTACTCCTTCTTGGTGTAGATGAACGAGAGCATGACAAAGGACGGTCTGATACAATTATCATTTTAACGGTTAACCCATCGACTGATTCAACCAAAATGGTTAGTATTCCAAGAGATACGTATACCGAAATTATTGGAAGAGACAAGTTAGATAAAATAAATCACGCCTATGCTTTTGGCGGTAACGATATGGCTTTAAATACGGTAGAGAATCTACTGAATATCCCGATTGACTATATAATTCAAGTAAATATGGAAAGTTTTTTAGAAATTGTTGATATTGTCGGAGGGGTTACTGTTGATAATGCAACTTTTTTTGAAGTGAATGGTTACCCATTTGATAAAGGGACCATCCATTTGGACGGAGAGCAGGCATTGAACTATGTTCGAATGCGAATGGATGATCCACTCGGAGATTTCGGAAGACAGGTAAGGCAGAAACAAGTACTTCAAGCCATTTTAAAAGAAGGTGCTTCCCTCAATAGCTTGTGGAAATACAAAGATTTCTTATCATCCATACAGCAGAATATTCGAACAAATATGACGTTTGGACAGATGATCGATATACAAAAAGGTTATAAAAACTCAATAAATAATATGGAAACCTTAGCATTCCAAAAAGGAAAAGGTCAGAGAATCAATGGTATTTGGTATTATATAATGGATCATGAAGAATTAGAGAATGTAACAAAAGAATTGAGGGATCATTTGGGGTTGGAGTGA
- a CDS encoding WD40 repeat domain-containing protein, whose protein sequence is MKTIGQNILRIGLLIMFLIAASKVSAATNGNLAKGDLEKIGPSFVRTVAMSGVAANINGKSYQYVILQGDPAVLAVYKLPTKELVDQVKLPKSTAAWAITADAGGQAWIGGTPTAALYSYNPTTKKLTNHGTPDKSHTSILDLEVVGNAIYGSTAPNGKVFKFENGKFTTLGEVTGVQKNARSLAFQNGSDRLFVGSGSKASLIVWDLKTNKKMEILPAAYKNENDVYDLDYAQGLIFAKVSPSKKVLVFEANTNKFIKELPAGSRGVSSASPLDGSVYYSYMKNSSTSLYRFNPKTRIAEDMKVNLAGTEAVSLDFVKIPSGETILTGLLGNTGTHLLYNVSNNNVEIAKLNLPEQSVPIHTIGSDNTGSIFTSGYVSGQISIFSPITTDKTLITGIGQVEGMIAYNGGMYLGVYPAGEVMYYHPVTNPYGTSIFSVAQMGQNRPISLAVAPNEKVLAVGSHPKQGTVSGSLSYYNLDTKKVSHRKALFPNQSIVSLTYSNGFFYGGTSTFANSKSEGIGTAKFFRISAKNINAQPEELSSPIAKPRLISAMVAGPASTIWGVADGTVFVYNSKTKKSQSILVVSRTSGQIRNGSLVDGKDGYMYGTIENKLFRIHMTSYKLEMLGSQLANGVALGADGNIYFTNGGDIWRYIK, encoded by the coding sequence ATGAAGACGATTGGACAAAATATTTTACGTATAGGACTATTAATCATGTTTTTAATTGCTGCTTCGAAAGTTTCAGCAGCAACAAATGGAAACCTAGCAAAGGGAGATTTAGAAAAGATTGGCCCCTCTTTTGTTCGAACTGTAGCGATGAGTGGGGTAGCGGCTAATATAAATGGTAAATCTTATCAATATGTAATTCTTCAAGGAGATCCAGCGGTTCTTGCAGTCTATAAGCTACCCACAAAAGAATTGGTAGATCAAGTTAAATTACCGAAATCAACTGCTGCTTGGGCAATTACCGCAGATGCAGGTGGACAAGCTTGGATTGGTGGAACGCCAACCGCTGCTTTATATAGTTATAATCCTACTACGAAGAAATTAACGAACCATGGAACTCCTGATAAAAGTCATACATCTATTTTAGACTTAGAAGTAGTAGGTAATGCGATTTATGGAAGCACTGCTCCTAATGGGAAAGTGTTTAAATTTGAAAACGGAAAATTTACAACGCTTGGAGAAGTTACCGGGGTTCAAAAAAATGCACGTAGCCTTGCTTTTCAAAATGGAAGTGACCGATTATTTGTTGGATCGGGTTCCAAAGCTTCTTTAATCGTTTGGGATTTAAAAACAAATAAAAAAATGGAAATTTTACCTGCAGCATATAAAAATGAAAACGATGTGTATGATCTAGATTATGCGCAAGGACTTATTTTCGCGAAGGTTAGTCCAAGTAAAAAAGTATTAGTATTTGAAGCTAATACGAATAAATTTATAAAAGAATTACCAGCAGGATCTCGAGGGGTTTCCTCTGCTTCTCCGTTGGATGGAAGTGTTTATTATTCGTACATGAAAAATTCATCTACTAGTTTGTATCGCTTTAATCCAAAAACAAGAATTGCAGAAGATATGAAAGTTAATTTGGCAGGAACAGAGGCAGTTTCCCTAGACTTTGTTAAAATACCTTCGGGAGAAACAATATTAACAGGATTGTTAGGCAATACGGGGACGCATCTTCTATATAATGTATCCAATAATAATGTAGAAATTGCAAAATTAAATTTGCCTGAACAAAGTGTTCCTATTCATACTATTGGTTCGGACAATACCGGGAGTATATTCACTAGCGGTTATGTTTCTGGACAAATATCTATTTTTAGTCCAATCACTACAGATAAAACATTAATTACAGGTATCGGGCAAGTAGAGGGAATGATTGCATACAATGGAGGAATGTATTTAGGCGTTTATCCAGCAGGTGAAGTAATGTATTATCATCCCGTTACTAATCCGTACGGAACTTCTATTTTTTCGGTTGCGCAAATGGGACAAAATAGACCTATTTCATTAGCGGTGGCTCCTAATGAAAAGGTACTCGCGGTGGGTTCGCACCCAAAACAAGGGACTGTATCCGGAAGCCTAAGTTATTATAATCTAGACACGAAAAAAGTGTCTCATAGGAAAGCGTTATTTCCAAATCAAAGTATTGTTTCATTAACCTATTCTAATGGATTCTTTTATGGAGGTACTTCCACATTCGCCAATAGTAAGTCAGAAGGTATAGGAACAGCGAAATTTTTTAGAATATCAGCTAAAAATATTAATGCGCAACCTGAAGAATTATCTTCCCCAATTGCGAAGCCAAGACTTATCTCAGCAATGGTAGCAGGTCCTGCTTCTACTATTTGGGGAGTAGCTGATGGAACTGTATTCGTTTACAATTCAAAGACAAAAAAATCTCAATCTATATTAGTCGTAAGCCGAACAAGTGGACAAATTCGAAATGGATCCCTTGTGGATGGAAAAGATGGATATATGTATGGAACAATTGAGAATAAATTATTTCGTATTCATATGACATCTTATAAACTTGAAATGTTAGGGAGCCAACTTGCAAATGGAGTAGCATTAGGTGCGGATGGAAATATCTATTTCACAAATGGTGGTGACATTTGGCGATATATAAAATAA